One stretch of Tepidibacter hydrothermalis DNA includes these proteins:
- a CDS encoding molybdopterin-dependent oxidoreductase: MKRFSHGCTLDCFDCCKFDIYIDENNIIQIKGDKNHPYTRGIICSKGKKHLDRLNHKDRIYNPLKKVDGKWIEITFDEAISIIADKLKFYKENYNSNSIAHYYESGSGGVLKSIQNIFFNFYGGITEFEGGTCWSAGNKAQKYDFGYVKGSSLDDMMNSKNIIIWGRNPYNTFIHLMETILRAKKNGIKVTVIDPIYTETAKKVDEYIRVNPSTDGALCMAMTKVIIEEDLQDKEFINKYVKGYDEYKNYLDTLSIEYLCKECGVDIDTIKRISRVYAKKSSTIYIGYGVQKYTNGGNTIRSIDAMAAITGNIGKSGAAVNYANRVYPDILNLDPYNSCDHADNKRYFNVHSFADDVKNSNEEPIKAIFVTKANPLCRWPNLNKNIKAFSKIEFKVCIDMFMTDTAKHCDLFIPCTNTLESEDILYSSMCNPYIIYNEKIIDPKYKLMDEYYFFMELSKRMNMKDYPLVSKEEYLREIVKPLSKWNIEIDDIKRDYVNMAFDKVAWSDKVFKTSSKKIEIYSDNAKKDGLSPIPVYIKSEKDDIRLITTHEKNSLFTQHYLDDDKISIVYININLAKKYKLLEDEIITLKSRNGSIDTKVKITDDVADDVVHMYTRWANKDGNPNFLTEDISSEMGGQVAYNETFVEIVKK; this comes from the coding sequence ATGAAAAGATTTAGCCACGGATGTACACTTGATTGTTTTGATTGTTGCAAGTTTGATATATATATAGATGAAAATAATATTATACAGATAAAGGGAGACAAAAATCATCCTTATACAAGAGGAATTATTTGCTCAAAGGGTAAGAAACATTTAGACAGATTAAATCACAAAGATAGAATATACAACCCACTTAAAAAAGTAGATGGAAAATGGATAGAGATAACATTTGATGAAGCTATATCAATAATAGCTGACAAATTAAAGTTTTACAAAGAAAATTATAATTCAAATTCAATAGCACATTATTATGAATCGGGAAGTGGTGGAGTACTGAAGTCTATACAAAATATATTTTTTAACTTTTACGGAGGGATTACAGAATTTGAAGGTGGTACATGTTGGTCTGCTGGAAATAAAGCTCAGAAATATGATTTTGGATATGTAAAAGGAAGTTCGCTTGATGATATGATGAATTCAAAAAATATAATAATTTGGGGAAGAAATCCTTACAATACATTTATACATCTTATGGAAACTATACTAAGAGCTAAGAAAAATGGAATAAAGGTGACAGTTATAGATCCAATATATACAGAAACTGCAAAGAAAGTTGATGAATATATAAGGGTTAATCCATCAACAGATGGAGCTCTTTGTATGGCGATGACTAAGGTCATAATAGAAGAAGATTTACAAGACAAAGAATTTATAAACAAATATGTAAAAGGGTATGATGAATATAAAAACTATTTAGATACACTAAGTATTGAATATCTATGTAAGGAATGTGGTGTAGACATAGATACTATAAAGAGAATATCACGTGTATATGCTAAAAAAAGTAGTACTATATATATAGGGTATGGAGTTCAAAAGTATACAAATGGAGGAAATACTATAAGAAGTATAGATGCCATGGCAGCTATAACAGGGAATATAGGAAAATCTGGAGCTGCAGTAAATTATGCAAATAGAGTATATCCAGATATATTAAATCTAGATCCGTATAATAGCTGTGATCATGCGGACAATAAAAGATATTTTAACGTTCATAGTTTTGCAGATGATGTAAAAAATTCAAATGAAGAACCTATAAAAGCTATATTTGTAACAAAAGCAAATCCATTATGTAGATGGCCTAACCTGAATAAAAACATAAAGGCATTTAGCAAAATAGAATTTAAAGTATGTATAGATATGTTTATGACTGATACTGCTAAACATTGCGATTTATTTATACCATGTACCAATACTTTAGAAAGTGAAGATATTCTATATTCGTCTATGTGTAATCCATATATTATATACAATGAAAAAATAATTGATCCAAAATACAAACTTATGGATGAATATTATTTCTTTATGGAGCTTAGCAAAAGAATGAATATGAAAGATTATCCTTTAGTATCAAAAGAAGAGTATTTAAGAGAAATAGTAAAACCACTATCTAAATGGAATATAGAAATAGATGATATAAAAAGAGACTATGTAAATATGGCTTTTGATAAAGTGGCTTGGAGTGATAAAGTTTTTAAAACTTCTTCTAAAAAGATAGAAATATATTCAGATAATGCAAAAAAGGATGGGTTAAGTCCTATACCTGTATATATAAAAAGTGAAAAAGATGATATAAGATTGATAACTACACATGAAAAAAACTCATTATTCACACAACATTATTTAGATGATGATAAAATCTCAATAGTATATATTAATATTAATCTTGCTAAAAAATATAAACTATTGGAAGATGAAATAATAACTTTAAAGTCTAGAAATGGAAGTATAGATACTAAAGTAAAGATTACTGACGATGTAGCTGATGATGTTGTTCATATGTACACAAGATGGGCTAATAAAGACGGAAATCCAAATTTTTTAACTGAAGACATATCGTCTGAAATGGGAGGTCAAGTCGCATACAATGAAACCTTTGTAGAAATTGTAAAAAAGTGA
- a CDS encoding LL-diaminopimelate aminotransferase produces MDFVDNKISERLGGVDFFNNSVNYKFEAIKKEKEIIKNKYPNTEIIDMGVGEPDLAADINICKILCEECSKIENRLYSDNGIAEFQDAACNFLKKVYKLDNLNPYTNIMHGIGSKPILAMLPLCFVNPGDIVLTTVPGYPVLSTYSKFLGGKVYNLPLYKENDFYPDFNSIPDDILKKSKLLYINYPNNPTGQVATIEFYKKVVDFAYKNDILIVCDSAYSTLTFDSKPLSFLSVDGAIDVGIEIHSLSKSFNMTGWRLAFIVSNPKVIKAYANVKGHTDSGQFRAIQKAGAYALNHPEIINRNRIKYSRRFDMLVDALCDIGFDAKKPQGTFYCYVSIPKGTKSGYVFKNAQDASLYILKNALISTVPWDEAGSFLRFSVTFEAYNQSQEKRVINDLKERLKKLELIF; encoded by the coding sequence ATGGATTTTGTTGATAATAAAATATCCGAGCGTTTAGGAGGAGTTGATTTTTTTAATAACTCTGTGAATTACAAATTTGAGGCTATAAAAAAAGAAAAAGAAATAATTAAAAATAAATATCCAAATACAGAGATTATAGATATGGGTGTTGGCGAGCCAGATCTTGCTGCTGATATTAATATATGTAAAATACTTTGTGAGGAGTGTTCTAAAATTGAAAATAGACTGTACTCTGATAATGGAATAGCTGAGTTTCAGGATGCTGCATGTAATTTCTTAAAAAAAGTATATAAACTAGATAACCTAAATCCATATACAAATATTATGCACGGAATAGGATCAAAGCCAATTCTAGCTATGCTTCCTTTGTGCTTTGTAAATCCTGGTGATATAGTCTTAACTACTGTCCCTGGTTATCCTGTATTATCTACTTATTCTAAATTCTTAGGAGGTAAGGTTTATAATTTACCTTTATATAAAGAAAATGACTTTTATCCAGATTTTAATTCTATACCTGATGATATACTCAAAAAGTCAAAACTCTTATATATTAATTACCCAAACAATCCTACAGGACAAGTCGCTACTATTGAGTTTTATAAAAAAGTTGTAGATTTTGCTTATAAAAATGACATCTTAATAGTCTGCGACTCAGCTTATAGTACTCTTACATTCGATAGTAAACCTTTGAGTTTTTTGTCTGTAGATGGAGCTATTGATGTCGGTATTGAAATACATTCTTTATCAAAATCATTCAATATGACAGGATGGAGATTAGCATTTATAGTATCAAATCCAAAAGTTATAAAAGCATATGCAAATGTTAAAGGTCATACAGACTCTGGACAATTCAGGGCTATTCAAAAAGCTGGAGCTTATGCTCTTAATCACCCAGAAATAATAAATAGAAATCGTATTAAATATTCGAGAAGATTCGATATGCTAGTGGATGCACTTTGTGATATAGGTTTTGATGCTAAAAAGCCGCAAGGAACCTTCTATTGCTATGTTTCTATTCCTAAAGGTACTAAATCAGGTTATGTATTTAAAAATGCACAAGATGCTTCTTTGTATATTCTAAAAAATGCATTAATATCTACAGTACCTTGGGATGAAGCTGGGAGCTTTTTAAGATTTTCTGTAACGTTTGAAGCATATAATCAGTCACAGGAAAAACGTGTTATTAATGATTTAAAAGAAAGACTTAAAAAACTAGAACTAATTTTTTGA
- a CDS encoding Na+/H+ antiporter NhaC family protein has translation MTYGFLSLLPSLIAIILAIATKQVFISLFAGILIGKLIMTNWTFFPALGQSIDSVVNVFSEGWVTKTIIFSFLVGSVVTLIQASGGVEGFVYYLTEKNKRIKNRKAAMLLAYFIGIVVFIESTITCLIVGTVSRPICDKYKVSREKLAYICDSTSAPVCSMLPFNSWGATLLGLIAAQIGAGVISGNSVNLLIKSIPFNFYAISTLITLLIVILTGKDFGPMKKAEIRAITEGKLLRDGAMPVVDQDAIEVNTKKGVEPNMKHMLYPLLVLVVMIPISLYITGDGVIFNGSGSTSVFWAVLASLVFSGFYYIGKRLMTLNEFMDYVYKGAGAMIPVAAILAFAFAIGNISSELETGKYMASLVEGRLNGSFGPAIIFIMSSIIAFSTGTSFGTFAIMIPIAIQMAVAMDANIYMSIGAVISGAIMGDHSSPISDTTIVSSMASASDHIDHVKTQLPYALLNGAIALTLYIVLGIFL, from the coding sequence ATGACGTACGGATTTCTTAGCTTACTTCCATCATTAATTGCAATAATACTCGCTATAGCTACAAAGCAAGTTTTTATTTCTTTATTCGCTGGAATATTAATAGGAAAATTAATAATGACTAATTGGACATTTTTCCCTGCTTTAGGCCAAAGTATCGATTCAGTTGTAAATGTATTTTCTGAGGGATGGGTAACTAAAACTATCATATTCTCTTTTTTAGTGGGTTCTGTAGTAACTCTTATACAAGCTTCAGGTGGTGTTGAAGGATTTGTATATTACTTAACTGAAAAAAACAAGAGAATAAAAAACAGAAAGGCTGCCATGCTTTTGGCATATTTTATAGGGATTGTAGTTTTTATAGAATCAACTATAACGTGTTTAATTGTAGGTACTGTATCAAGACCTATATGTGATAAATACAAGGTTTCTAGAGAAAAACTAGCTTATATTTGTGACTCTACATCAGCTCCTGTTTGTTCTATGCTTCCATTTAACTCTTGGGGGGCTACATTACTTGGACTTATAGCTGCTCAAATAGGCGCTGGTGTTATTAGTGGTAATTCTGTTAATTTACTTATTAAAAGTATACCTTTTAACTTTTATGCTATATCTACATTGATAACTCTTTTAATAGTTATACTTACGGGTAAAGATTTTGGCCCTATGAAAAAAGCTGAAATAAGAGCTATAACAGAAGGTAAACTTTTAAGAGATGGAGCTATGCCTGTAGTAGATCAAGATGCAATTGAAGTTAATACTAAAAAAGGTGTTGAACCTAATATGAAGCATATGCTTTATCCTTTATTGGTTTTAGTTGTGATGATTCCAATAAGTCTTTATATTACTGGAGATGGTGTAATATTTAACGGTTCTGGATCAACATCAGTGTTTTGGGCAGTTCTTGCATCATTAGTGTTTAGTGGTTTTTATTATATAGGAAAGCGCCTTATGACGCTTAATGAGTTTATGGATTATGTATATAAAGGCGCTGGTGCTATGATACCAGTTGCTGCAATACTTGCATTTGCATTTGCTATTGGAAATATTTCAAGTGAGCTTGAAACTGGTAAGTATATGGCAAGCTTAGTTGAAGGTAGACTTAATGGTTCATTTGGACCTGCGATTATATTTATAATGTCTAGTATAATAGCATTTTCAACTGGAACAAGTTTTGGAACTTTTGCTATAATGATTCCTATAGCTATTCAAATGGCCGTTGCTATGGATGCAAACATATATATGAGTATAGGTGCTGTAATTTCTGGAGCTATAATGGGAGATCATAGTTCTCCTATATCAGATACTACTATAGTTTCATCAATGGCATCTGCATCAGATCACATAGACCACGTAAAAACTCAACTTCCTTATGCTTTACTTAATGGAGCTATAGCTCTTACACTTTATATAGTTTTAGGTATTTTCCTATAG
- a CDS encoding ISH6 family transposase, producing MLNKNYKILCNINLTHENITVNNIIQQIQTSLKNTPSQLIGCILNDVQKSILDKYMGKKWNEFKNKSVPWMCPHCLERSSFVRRGSRSRKLKSSCGTIEFNLFQVTCSSCTKTFSPFPQLLGLKARARISSEFEEKILSIVLNNSYSKTSDTIDLLTNGSISHTSIHSLVSRASNLIDVKHDQSHFEEVIVDSTKVKTAHSNRGSDIQLVLAPLSKTVKYNRVINSKKLLYISVNKSLKHMNKNLSNYTCDNVITDGDIAYNTLISDIFEKATHRRCLWHLPRALNHLLYMQGIPVDERKCFSKALIHILKEKDFRKARNEYVQFVYLFKRIGMTPIENFLKNAFNGIFYNEEDWINTKINKSSSLIEREMREINRRTDLGCRWSDEGCENLVKLIQIKKYATHCWDKYFKQNKRPIKQFLQVSLFS from the coding sequence ATGCTCAACAAGAATTATAAAATTCTATGTAATATAAATCTAACACATGAAAATATCACAGTCAATAATATTATACAACAAATACAAACATCTTTAAAAAATACTCCATCTCAATTAATAGGATGTATATTAAATGATGTTCAAAAGTCTATTTTAGATAAGTATATGGGTAAAAAATGGAATGAATTTAAAAATAAATCAGTACCTTGGATGTGCCCTCACTGTCTAGAGCGAAGCTCTTTTGTTAGACGAGGTTCAAGATCTAGAAAATTAAAATCATCTTGTGGAACTATTGAGTTTAACTTGTTTCAAGTTACTTGCTCTTCTTGCACAAAAACATTTTCTCCTTTTCCTCAACTATTAGGACTAAAAGCAAGAGCAAGAATATCTTCAGAATTTGAAGAAAAAATATTAAGCATTGTTCTTAATAACTCATATTCTAAAACTTCAGATACCATAGATTTATTGACTAATGGGTCTATAAGTCATACAAGTATTCATTCTTTAGTATCTAGAGCTTCTAACTTGATTGATGTTAAGCATGACCAATCTCACTTTGAAGAGGTTATAGTAGATTCTACAAAAGTTAAAACAGCACACTCTAATAGAGGTAGCGATATACAGCTTGTTTTAGCTCCTTTAAGTAAAACAGTCAAATATAACAGAGTTATCAATAGCAAAAAACTACTATATATAAGTGTAAATAAGTCTTTAAAACATATGAATAAAAATTTATCTAACTATACTTGTGATAACGTTATTACAGATGGAGATATAGCTTACAACACTCTTATATCAGATATATTCGAAAAAGCTACTCATAGAAGATGCTTATGGCATTTACCTAGAGCTCTAAATCATTTACTTTATATGCAAGGCATACCTGTAGATGAGAGAAAATGTTTTTCAAAAGCTTTAATCCATATTTTAAAAGAAAAAGATTTTAGAAAAGCTAGAAATGAGTATGTCCAATTTGTATATTTATTTAAGCGTATTGGTATGACTCCTATTGAAAATTTTTTAAAGAATGCTTTTAATGGTATTTTTTACAATGAAGAAGATTGGATTAATACTAAGATTAATAAATCTAGTAGTTTAATAGAAAGAGAAATGAGAGAAATAAATAGAAGAACAGATTTAGGGTGTCGTTGGAGTGATGAAGGATGCGAAAATTTAGTAAAATTGATTCAAATTAAAAAGTATGCTACGCATTGTTGGGACAAATATTTCAAACAAAATAAAAGACCTATAAAACAATTTTTACAGGTCTCTCTATTCTCTTAA
- a CDS encoding DEAD/DEAH box helicase yields the protein MENVKFENLEISKEIKQAIADMGFEEPSPIQAQAIPHILAGKDIIGQAQTGTGKTAAFGIPVLDMVNEKDNSVQAIILCPTRELAIQVAGEIGKLAKYKKNVRTLPVYGGQPIDRQIKALKKGVQIVIGTPGRVMDHMNRKTLKLGNVKTIVLDEADEMLDMGFREDIETVLQQLPEERQTTFFSATMPRAILNLTKKYQKDPQHVKVVRKALTVPNIEQFYIETKSKNKSDVLSRLIDIYNPKLSVVFCNTKRKVDELVSELQLRGYFADALHGDLKQSQRDNVMGKFRNRTIEILVATDVAARGIDVDDVECVFNYDVPQDDEYYVHRIGRTGRAGRSGRAFSFISGKKEIYKLRDIQRYTKTKMKRHDIPSLSDVEEIKTNLFLEKVKSVIEEGHLTNQVNFLEKLMEEYTSLDIAAALLKMSMGDQNKEEIKQENAFENTGAESGMVRLFINIGRKQNIRPKDILGAIAGETGISGKLIGTIDIYDGYTFVEVPREHANDVLTIMKNNTIKGKTINIEPANKK from the coding sequence ATGGAAAACGTAAAATTTGAAAATTTGGAAATATCAAAAGAAATAAAACAAGCTATAGCTGATATGGGGTTTGAAGAGCCATCTCCTATACAAGCTCAAGCAATACCACATATATTAGCAGGAAAAGATATAATAGGTCAAGCACAAACTGGTACGGGTAAAACAGCAGCTTTTGGTATTCCTGTTTTAGATATGGTTAATGAAAAAGATAATAGTGTACAGGCTATAATTTTATGCCCTACAAGAGAGTTAGCTATTCAGGTTGCGGGAGAAATAGGAAAGCTAGCTAAGTACAAGAAAAATGTAAGAACACTACCTGTATATGGTGGACAACCAATCGATCGTCAAATAAAAGCATTAAAAAAAGGAGTTCAGATCGTTATAGGTACTCCTGGTAGAGTTATGGATCATATGAATCGTAAAACATTAAAGCTTGGAAATGTAAAGACAATAGTTTTAGATGAAGCGGATGAAATGCTAGATATGGGATTCAGAGAAGATATAGAGACTGTTCTACAACAACTTCCGGAAGAGAGACAGACTACTTTTTTCTCAGCAACAATGCCAAGAGCAATATTAAACCTTACAAAGAAGTATCAAAAAGACCCTCAACATGTAAAGGTTGTTCGTAAGGCCTTAACAGTTCCTAATATAGAGCAATTTTATATAGAGACAAAATCTAAGAATAAATCAGATGTATTATCAAGACTTATAGATATATACAATCCTAAGTTATCAGTTGTATTTTGTAATACTAAGAGAAAAGTTGATGAGTTAGTATCTGAGCTTCAATTAAGAGGATACTTTGCTGATGCACTTCATGGTGATTTAAAGCAATCTCAAAGAGATAATGTAATGGGTAAATTCAGAAACAGAACTATAGAAATACTAGTTGCAACAGATGTAGCGGCTAGAGGTATAGATGTTGATGATGTAGAGTGCGTATTTAACTATGATGTACCACAAGATGATGAGTACTACGTACACAGAATAGGAAGAACAGGACGTGCAGGAAGATCAGGACGTGCATTCTCTTTCATTTCAGGAAAGAAAGAAATATATAAATTAAGAGATATTCAAAGATATACTAAGACTAAAATGAAGAGACATGATATACCATCTCTTAGTGATGTTGAAGAAATAAAAACTAACTTATTCTTAGAAAAAGTTAAGAGTGTTATAGAAGAAGGACACTTAACAAATCAAGTTAATTTCTTAGAGAAGTTAATGGAAGAATATACTTCTTTAGATATAGCTGCTGCACTTCTTAAAATGTCAATGGGTGATCAAAATAAAGAAGAGATAAAACAAGAAAATGCATTTGAAAATACTGGTGCAGAATCAGGAATGGTAAGATTATTCATAAACATAGGTAGAAAGCAAAACATAAGACCTAAGGATATCTTAGGAGCTATAGCTGGAGAAACTGGTATTTCAGGAAAGTTAATAGGAACTATAGATATATATGATGGATATACTTTCGTTGAGGTTCCAAGAGAGCATGCTAATGATGTATTAACTATAATGAAAAACAATACTATAAAAGGTAAGACTATAAATATAGAGCCTGCCAATAAAAAATAA